The following nucleotide sequence is from Novosphingobium sp. KA1.
GATGCTGGCCAAGCTGATCGTCCACGCACCGAGCCGCGAAGAGGCGGTCGAGGCGGCGCAAAAGGCGCTCGACGCCAGCCGCGTCGACGGGATCGAGACCAATTTGCGCTGGCTGCGCGATGTGGTGCGCACCCCCGCCTTCACCAGCGGCGAGGTTTCAACCCGCGTGCTGGACGGCGTGGCCTATCACCCCAATTCGATCCGCGTGGTCAGCGGCGGCACGGCGACGACCGTGCAGGACTGGCCGGGCCGTCAGCACCTCTGGGCCGTGGGCGTGCCGCCTTCGGGGCCGATGGACGACCAGTCGTTCCGCCTCGGCAACCGTCTGCTCGGCAATCCGGAAGGCACGGCGGGTCTGGAAGCGACCGTGACCGGCCCGACGCTGTCCTTCGTGGCGGCGGCGCGCATCTGCCTGATGGGCGCGGATTTCGGCGCGACGCTCGATGGCGCGCCGGTGTCGCTGGGCGTTCCCACCGATGTGCAGGCAGGCCAGACGCTGGCCATGGGCCGGGCATCGAGCGGCGGCATGCGCGGCTATGTGCTGTTCGCGGGCGGGCTCGACATCGCGCCTTACCTCGGCAGCCGCAGCACCTTCGAACTCGGCCAGTTCGGCGGCCACGCCGCGCGCCGTCTGCTTGCGGGCGATACGCTGCATCTGGCAAATGACGCCACCGACGTGCCGCTGCCCGAGGTGGTCCTGCCGGAGATCGCGACCGACTGGACCCTGCGCGTGCTCTACGGCCCGCACGGCGCGCCGGACTTCTTCACCGGCGATGACGTCGAGACGTTCCTCGCGGCGGAATGGAAGGTGCACTACAACTCCAACCGCACCGGTGTGCGCCTGATCGGTCCCAAGCCGCGCTGGGCCCGCACCGATGGCGGCGAGGCGGGCCTTCACCCCTCGAACATCCATGACAACCCCTACGCCATCGGCGCGGTGGACTTCACCGGCGACATGCCGATCATCCTGGGCCCCGACGGTCCCTCGCTCGGCGGCTTCGTCTGCCCCTTCGTGGTGATCGCGGCGGACCGCTGGAAGATCGGCCAGTTGACGCCGGGCGACAAGCTGCGCTTCGTGCCGGTGAACATCGCGGATGCGACCCAGGCCGATGCCATGCAGCGCGGCCTTGTCGAAACCGGCGCAGTGCCGGCCTCGTCCCCGGCGCGGGCGGTCGAGACGCTTTCGCCGATCCTTGCCGAGATCCCCGAAGGTCCGGGTCGTCCGCGCACGGTCTACCGCCAGCAGGGCGACCGCAATATCCTTGTTGAATACGGCCCGATCGTGCTCGACATCGAGCTGCGCATCCGCGTCCATGCGCTGATGACCGAGCTGGAACGGCTCGCGCTGCCCGGCATCATCGACGTGGTGCCCGGCATCCGCTCGCTCCAGTTGCACTTCGACGGGCAGGCGATGGACCAGAAGGCCGCGCTTGCCATGCTGATCGCGGCGGAAGAGCGGCTGGGCGATCTGGAGGACTTCGCGATCCCCTCGCGCATTGTCCACCTGCCGCTCAGCTGGCGCGATCCGGCGACGATCGAGACGATCGAGAAGTACATGGCGACCGTGCGCGACGATGCGCCCTGGTGCCCGGACAACATCGAGTTCATCCGCCGCATCAACGGCCTTGCCGACGCCGATGCGGTGGAGAACCTGATCTTCGAGGCGAACTACCTCGTGATGGGCCTGGGCGACGTCTATCTGGGCGCGCCGGTGGCAACTCCGGTCGATCCGCGTCACCGGCTGGTCACCACCAAGTACAACCCCGCCCGCACCTGGACCCCGCCCAACGTGGTGGGCATCGGCGGCGCCTACATGTGCATCTACGGCATGGAAGGGCCGGGCGGTTACCAGCTCTTCGGCCGCACGCTGCAGGTCTGGAACACCTATCGCCAGACCGACGCCTTCACCGAAGGCAAGCCGTGGCTGCTGCGCTTCTTCGACCAGATCCGCTTCTATCCCGTCAGCGCGGACGAACTGGCCGACTGGCGCCGCGAATTCCCGGCGGGGCGCCGTTCGATCCGCATCGAGCCTTCCGAATTCCGCCTTGCCGACTACCGCGCCTATCTGGCCGAGAATGCCGAAGGCATCGCCGAGTTCGAGGCGAAGCGGCAGGCCGCCTTCGACGAGGAACGCGCCGACTGGCAGCGCCGGGGCGAGTTCGATCACGCCGCCGATGCCGCCGAAGCGGACGTGGCGGTGGAAGCGGCCATCGAGGTGCCGGACGGCTCCAATCTGGTCGAGGCGCCCTACGGCGGTGTCGTCTCGATGCTGCTCGTCTCGGCAGGCGACGTGGTGGAAGCGGGCGACAAGATCGCCGTTATCGAGGCTATGAAAATGGAATGTCCGGTGGAAAGCCCCGGCCGGGGCACGGTCGAAGTCCTCTACATGCGCGAAGGGCAGTCGCTGCAACCCGGTGCGCCCATGCTCGCGCTGAGGCAGCACGCATGAGCGCGCCTGATCGTCTCAGCGCGGCCGAGATCGCCGCTGCCGTCAATGCGGGCCGCACCAGTGCCGTGGCCGTGGCCGAGGATACCCTCGCCAGGGTCGAGGCTTACGACGCGGTTCAGCCGCAGATCTGGATCAGCCGCGCGGCGCGGGAAGATCTTCTCGCCGCCGCCCGCGCCATCGATGCCCGCGTGGCCGCCGGGGAGAGCCTGCCGCTGGCGGGCGTTCCCTTCGCGGTGAAGGACAATATCGATGTCGCCGGCCTCGATACCACGGCGGCCTGCCCGGACTTTGCCTATCGCCCCGAAGCCTCGGCGACGGTGGTCGAGCGGCTGCTGGCTGCGGGCGCGCTCTGTGTCGGCAAGACCAACCTCGACCAGTTCGCGACCGGCCTTGTCGGCACCCGCAGCCCTTACGGCATTCCGCGCAATGCCTCCAACCTTGCCTATGTCAGTGGCGGGTCGAGTTCGGGCTCGTCGGTCACCGTCGCGGCGGGGCTGGTGGCCTTTGCGCTGGGCACCGATACCGCCGGTTCGGGCCGCGTTCCGGCAGCGTTTAACCACCTGATCGGCTTCAAGCCCACCAAGGGCCGCTGGAGCACGCAGGGCCTCGTCCCGGCCTGCCGCACGCTCGACTGCATCACCGTCTTCACCGACGACACCGCTGACGCGCGGCTGGTCGACAGCGTAGTGGCGGCGTTCGATGAGGCCGATGCTTATTCCAAGCCGCTGGCGGACAAGCCGCTCGCCAGCAAGCGCATCGGCGTGCCGCGCCGCGAGCAGCGCGTGTGGTTCGGCGATGCCGAATCCGAATTCCTCTACGACCGGGCGCTGGAAAACCTCGCGCAGCTTGGCGAGCTCGTCGAGATCGACCTCGCCCCGCTGCTGGAGGCTGCCCAACTGCTTTACGGCGGCCCCTGGGTGGCCGAGCGTACCGCTGCGGTCGAGGCGCTCTTGGCGGCAAACCCCGATGCCATCGACCCGACCGTCCGCTCCATCGTCGAGCCCGGCGCGGATGTCAGCGCGGTGGAGCTGTTCAACGGCATGTACCGCCTCGCCGCAATCAAGCGCCATGCGGATCTGCTGTGGGGGGACATCGACATGATGGCCTTCCCGACCACGGGCACCACCTACCGCGTGTCCGAACTGCTGGCGGCGCCGGTCGCGCTCAACAGCAATCTCGGGCTCTACACCAATTTCGTGAACCTGCTCGACATGGCCGCGCTGGCCGTGCCCGCAGGCATTCGCGCCAATGCCACGGGCTTCGGGATCACCCTGATCGGCCCCGCCGACACCGACCGCGCCCTGCTGGACGTGGCCGACGCCTACCTTACGGTCGCGGATCTTCCGCCGCCGCCATCACTCGATCTGGAGGGAAAGATGCAGACTGTGAAACTCGCCGTCGTTGGAGCCCATCTCAAGGACATGCCGCTCCACTGGCAGCTGACCTCGCGCGACGCCGAGTTCGTCGGCGCGTTCGAAACCGCACCCACCTACCGTCTCTACGCCATGGCCGACAGCGTGCCGCCCAAGCCCGCGCTGATCCATAGCGAGGACGGCGCGCCGATCGCCGTCGAAGTCTACGAACTGGGCGTGGCCGAGTTCGGCAGCTTCGTCGTCGAAGTGCCCGCGCCGCTCGCCATCGGCACGGTGACGCTGGCCGATGGCTCCAGCGTGAAGAGCTTCGTGGCCGAACCGCGCGCGATCACCGGCGCTGAAGACATCACCAGCCTCGGCGGCTGGCGCGCCTTCATCGCCCGCGCCG
It contains:
- the uca gene encoding urea carboxylase, with protein sequence MSFDTVLIANRGAIATRIIRTLRRMGLKSVAVYSEADEGSNHVSEADEAVCIGGAKASDSYLNIPAILAAAKKTGAGAIHPGYGFLAENVEFAEACAAAGIVFVGPTTDNIRTFGLKHSARALAAAHDVPLAPGTDLLTDEEEAVSAATKIGYPVMLKATAGGGGIGMRVCEDETALREGFAAVKRQGQSNFGDAGVFLERYIGRARHIEVQLFGDGQGRVMALGERDCSLQRRNQKVVEEAPAPLLPDSVRTELFAAAVRLGEAAKYRSAGTVEFLYDADRAEFFFLEMNTRLQVEHGVTEMVMGIDLVEWMVRGAAGDYAFLDRETPKPQGHSVQMRLYAEDPSLDYRPTSGTLTALEFPEDIRVETWCSAGSTVSAWYDPMLAKLIVHAPSREEAVEAAQKALDASRVDGIETNLRWLRDVVRTPAFTSGEVSTRVLDGVAYHPNSIRVVSGGTATTVQDWPGRQHLWAVGVPPSGPMDDQSFRLGNRLLGNPEGTAGLEATVTGPTLSFVAAARICLMGADFGATLDGAPVSLGVPTDVQAGQTLAMGRASSGGMRGYVLFAGGLDIAPYLGSRSTFELGQFGGHAARRLLAGDTLHLANDATDVPLPEVVLPEIATDWTLRVLYGPHGAPDFFTGDDVETFLAAEWKVHYNSNRTGVRLIGPKPRWARTDGGEAGLHPSNIHDNPYAIGAVDFTGDMPIILGPDGPSLGGFVCPFVVIAADRWKIGQLTPGDKLRFVPVNIADATQADAMQRGLVETGAVPASSPARAVETLSPILAEIPEGPGRPRTVYRQQGDRNILVEYGPIVLDIELRIRVHALMTELERLALPGIIDVVPGIRSLQLHFDGQAMDQKAALAMLIAAEERLGDLEDFAIPSRIVHLPLSWRDPATIETIEKYMATVRDDAPWCPDNIEFIRRINGLADADAVENLIFEANYLVMGLGDVYLGAPVATPVDPRHRLVTTKYNPARTWTPPNVVGIGGAYMCIYGMEGPGGYQLFGRTLQVWNTYRQTDAFTEGKPWLLRFFDQIRFYPVSADELADWRREFPAGRRSIRIEPSEFRLADYRAYLAENAEGIAEFEAKRQAAFDEERADWQRRGEFDHAADAAEADVAVEAAIEVPDGSNLVEAPYGGVVSMLLVSAGDVVEAGDKIAVIEAMKMECPVESPGRGTVEVLYMREGQSLQPGAPMLALRQHA
- the atzF gene encoding allophanate hydrolase; the protein is MSAPDRLSAAEIAAAVNAGRTSAVAVAEDTLARVEAYDAVQPQIWISRAAREDLLAAARAIDARVAAGESLPLAGVPFAVKDNIDVAGLDTTAACPDFAYRPEASATVVERLLAAGALCVGKTNLDQFATGLVGTRSPYGIPRNASNLAYVSGGSSSGSSVTVAAGLVAFALGTDTAGSGRVPAAFNHLIGFKPTKGRWSTQGLVPACRTLDCITVFTDDTADARLVDSVVAAFDEADAYSKPLADKPLASKRIGVPRREQRVWFGDAESEFLYDRALENLAQLGELVEIDLAPLLEAAQLLYGGPWVAERTAAVEALLAANPDAIDPTVRSIVEPGADVSAVELFNGMYRLAAIKRHADLLWGDIDMMAFPTTGTTYRVSELLAAPVALNSNLGLYTNFVNLLDMAALAVPAGIRANATGFGITLIGPADTDRALLDVADAYLTVADLPPPPSLDLEGKMQTVKLAVVGAHLKDMPLHWQLTSRDAEFVGAFETAPTYRLYAMADSVPPKPALIHSEDGAPIAVEVYELGVAEFGSFVVEVPAPLAIGTVTLADGSSVKSFVAEPRAITGAEDITSLGGWRAFIARAA